The Scyliorhinus torazame isolate Kashiwa2021f chromosome 22, sScyTor2.1, whole genome shotgun sequence DNA segment CCGACTGCTCCTTCCCAATATTTGTCACCCTTTTGTTTCCAGTTTGATGCCACTGAAGGCGGTTAAGATCACAGATAATGAAAACATCATTTCCAGTTCTCCATTTCAGTTCAGATTGGTTATCTAAGTGAATCCAGACGGATGTTTCAGCTTAACCCTTTGATCAATGAATGAACAAACTTTGCAGAAAGGTGGATCTGGCACAAACCTTGAGCTCGTTAGAAACGGTGGAGATATGAAGGAGGTCAGGGTGGGCTCTGGTGCAAAGAGGGACTGGAAGACAGTGAATTATCGTGCAAACAAGGACAGAGAGGTAGACAGAACAATGATGTAGTTCCAAATCAGGCCGATAGGTGACATGAATGGGAAATTGCAGGCGGTGCTCCCATGCACCTGTTGCCAGAGTTCTTCCAGATTGCATGGATTGCAGTTTGGAAGCTCAAAAGAGCTTTAGCAAGTTTCGGCCGTGCATCTTGTGGACGGGACATACGGCTGCCCCTGTGGGTCGATGGTGGACGGAATGAATGTTGGAGGTGGTGgacggggtgtcaatcaagcgggactgctttgtcctggatggtgacgagcttcctgagtgttgttggggctgcgctcatccaggcaagtggagagtaaaccatcacactcctgacttgtgtcttgtagatggtggacaggctttggggggtcaggaagtgagttactctccgcaggattcccagcctctgacctgctcctgtagccacagtattaatgtggctggatgcaGTTGGGTTTCTGAAATGGGCCCCGTATACAAATGGTCAATTTCCCTTTAAAGGAAGTGGTAGATTGTGTGAGATGATCTCTTGCAGACTGACACCATCAAAAGAGGAACTTAATTCGGAGTGAAAAAAATATGCAGCTACTTTCCTGAAAATATCCTTGGAGTGCTCTAGATTGCCAGGGATGTGGGGAAGATGCCAGGAAGGGGAGGAGGATAGGAAAGGAATGTGAGCGAGAGTTCCTGCTGGTATGGAGATGGATTGAGAGCAGGGTTTGTGGCTGTCCCCTGATGTTCGTTATGCTGAATGTCCTGCTGACACATGGTGAATAGGATTTTAGTTTGAATGTTGGAGGGGCAGATGTCACTCCCACTGCAGGAAGCGGAGGGACAAAGAACACGAGACTTGCTGGTCAAGTACCTCTGAAGACACTGGTCCTGAAACAGAACCACAGCCACTGCTGAGAAAATTCTTCACACCTCTGGAGTGTGATTCCCACACTCGGTGCTCGGGAACATCCCGTGTCAGCTCCCCGAGACAGAATTGCTGCCTGTCCACCTTTTCATTTCGCAGCCCCCACCCTCTCTGGGTCACCGCAGGGTCAACAAAAAAACACTTGGAACTGAAAAAAGAACTTTATTAAAATACTTGCTGTATTGGTGCTGCAGATATTATACGAAAAGGAACAATTAAGATTCCAGAGAGCCGCACGATCCTGCATTTGTCACATCGACTCCCTGAGACACCAGTCGCCTAGAATTTGAGCACAGGGACAATGTCAGCTGCTGTAACCCACCCCCCAGTATTAAATCAGAGAGAGCATTAAAAAAAATCAGTCAATAttagaccccccccatccctcgtTAGGTGGGTTAAATGCAGATTAGCTGTTCAGGGTCGGGCTCCTTCACACCGCTGTCTCCAAACACCCGCTGGTGAAGAAAATCCAGAAACCAGGGGTTTCCATTCCTGAAATTAAAGAATATTAGCATTACAttttggcagtgtgggtaagtttCAGCACAAGGTTATTTGAGacatgcacccccccacccccccccccaggcacacacGTCAccacaaccacaacccccccccactcacaggtAGACACACACCACACTCCGGGTAtgtaggagcccgagctaaactggagtcgatgggaatcaggggaaaactctccgctggttggagtcatactgtgactcaaagggattaagggtgatggtgttcgggccggaaagtggagcagagtccacaaaagatcagccatgatctcattgaatggcggagcaggctcgaggggccagatgggctactcctgctcctagttcttatgttcttatacccggcacaaaggaagacgtcacttcaggagttcctcagggcagtgtccttgacccatcttcagctgcttcatcaatgacctcccttccattataaggtcagaagtggggatgtttgcggatgactgcacaatgttcagcaccattcgcaactcctcagataatgaagcagtccctgtccaaatgcagcaagacctggacaatatccaggcttgggctgacaagtggcaagttacattcgtgccacataggtgccaggtaatgaccatctcctacaagaaagaaTCCACCCATTgcactttgacattcaatggcattaccatcgctgaatcccccacaatcaacatcctgggggttaccattgaccagaaactgaactggacccagccacattaatactgtggctacaggagcaggtcagaggctgggaatcctgcggcgagtaactcacctcctgactcccccacagcctgtccatcatctacaaggcacaagtcaggagtgtgatggaatactctccacttgcctgggtgagtgcagctccaacaacactcaagaagctcgacaccatccaggacaaagcagccccgcttgattgctccccttccacaaacattcactccctccaccaccgacgcacagtggcagccgtgtgtaccatctacaagatgcactgcagtaactcgccaaggatccttaggcagcaccttccaaacccacaacctctaccatctagaaggacaagggcagcagatacctgggcaccccaccacctggaggttcccctccgagtcactcaccgccctgattgggaaatatatcggccgctccttcactgtcgcaacatcctggaactccctccctaacagcacagtgggtgtacctacacctcagggactgcagcggttcatggcCACACACGtgcgcgacacacacacacacacgctcgcccAATTCCCGATCCCATTATGCTGCTGTACGCTGGAGTGttgtcagtaataataataatctttattgtcacaagtaggcttacattaaagttactgcgaaaagtccctagacgccacattctggcacctgttcaggtacacaggcggagaatccagaatgtccaattcacctaacagcacgtcttttgggacttgtgggaggaaaccggagcgcccggaggaaacgcacgcagacacggggagaacgtgcagagtccgcacagacagtgacccagtggggaatcgaacctgggactctggcgctgtgaagcagcagtgctaaccgctgtgctgccgtgccgcccaaagTTGCCCCTCCAGTGCCACATACCCACCTTCCCCCTTTGACATGCCTGCAACCGTGCAAATCCTTCCGATTCTGCTTTTGAGCTCCAGTCTTTTGATTAACCTCCGtccactccccaattgatctcaccTTCCCTCAACAATCTTTCCTATTCTGGTAACCTGTGGGCTTCGAGTACACCACAGCTGATAGCAGTGGCAGTTAGTCGAATCAGTGACAAAATGACCTTGGGGTGAGTCAGTCGTCTACCTCACAGGGGTATCGGTGAGTgggaggacaatgggatggtcgtgGGGAACCGACTAATCCATTCTTTCTCTATCAACTGTTTCAATAAACTGAAGAACCTGCTAAAATGGTGTTCAGGAGAGCAACAAACTGGCCAATAAGACAAGAGCTAATTGATCTAATTGttcacaacacagaaacaggccattcgacccGACCCAGTCAATGCTGGTCTTTATGCTCCTCCCATCTCCTACTGCATCCTATCCTCTCACTCTAtccttctattcccttctccctcgtgTTTATTCAGCTTTCCCTGAAATGAATTGATACTATTCctctcaactactccctgtgggagcgggttccacattcgccccactctctGGGTACAGGTTTCTCCTCAATTCACCAGTGGATTGTTGGGGTCTATCGCATATTGGTGGTCCctagaccgacccccccccccactgacaaacagctcctcaaacacggtcacatacaccccccacctttcctcaaacccgtcTGCGCAGCCCCGTAACTCATATTGTATTttatctaatcgcaggaagtcgtacaggtgacCCAAccgagccgctacccccggtggcgatgccgaccgccactccagcaaaattcgccgccgtgcaatcagagagacgaaggccacgacatcggccttcctcctctccatgagctccggctgctTCACTGCTACAGATATCCTTAGCTTGATGCCAAGCATGGGAATATCGGCCTCCTAAACCCACCTCCACTTCTATTCTCTCATGCAAACATAAACAATCCCATTGCCACTATTTGAAAAGGGGttggggagttctccccagtgtcctggccaacattcatccctcgacCAACATCACTTACAAAAAAAAAAACCAGATTTAGACATCACGACTTTGTTGTTTATGTGCACTGATTGGCTGATTACAACAGTCACCGCACTTCACAAAGTACCTCAGTGGTTACAGAGCATTTTGAGATGCCCTCGGATGTCAAACGGCTCTACAGAAATGCAAGCCCTTCAGTGGAGTAACTGAAGGACCTATTCCACCCTCGCTCTTCAATGTGGTTTGACTTCCTTTCGTGTTCCTACCCACTGCAATCTATTTCAGTCCATCAGCGAGCAAGAACAGGGCACCATCCTCGCACTAAACTTCAGTGCTTATCTTAAGATACTGCCTTAACGCTGCGcgtttcccaaccccccccccacacacagccacagaaaCATTGCAACATCAAAAGCCAGTTTCACACTCCGTCACTGGAAATTTCAAACAACAGCTGCTTCCATACCCTCAGCGTCTCTTCCTTGGGCGAAGGTTCCATCTGGTCACTACCCGCGTCTCGTCCTTGGGGGCAGAGGGCCGCTCTGGGGCGCTGAGCTGATTCTCAGTTTCCTGCCAAAATTTAGAAACAAGAGGGTTTTACAACTGCAAAGTAATAGGCAAAGACAAGGAGCCGTCCTTCACGTGGACCTCAATGGCGGCTTCTCAACTGTGAGGGCATCGCAGGTAACTCCGCTCTTGTCCTCAGAGCTGACTTTCCGAAAGGATTAAGTGACCCAGGAGCTGGAACAATTGGCTGGCTTAGCTATTCACCTGCAGCCCTCCCAGGAGCTAGAAGGGGCCACACattggcaggggctgtttagcacagggctaaatcgctggctttgaaagcagaccaaggcaggccagcagcacggttcaattcccgtaacagcctccccgaacaggcgccggaatgtggcaactaggggcttttcacagtaacttcattgaagcctacttgtgacaataagcgattttcatttcatttaattttcaatcAGACAACTGAACGTGGACTTGCTTTTGCCTCAATACCATGTCATTGAACAGTTAAACAACCCACTGCAGTCGCCCTGAACAGAATGAGTCATTGTTTCCAGTAGATTGGAATACTTTGTGGTTGTTGGTTTAAAATAACCTGGAGAATTAACCATGAAGCTGCTGGATTGTCGCAACAAACTCAACTCGGAGACCAATGCCCCTCATGTCCTTATCCAGTTTGGAGTGCCCCAAAGTAGGAGAGGAGGGGGCAGGGTTGGCGGAGCCACTGAGGGTGAAGTGCAGGTGCAGGGGGTGATAAGGagaatgcagacgggcaaggcacaAGGGCCGGGTGGTGGTGCCGGATACGGAGAGGGCGCGTGATCGGGTGGAAAGGCGCGTGATCGAGTGGACTGGAGCTATTCGCGAAGTTACAAAGCAGCttatgttacaaagaacaaagaaaagtacagcacaggaacaggccctttggccctccaagcccgactaaactacaatcttctacactttatgTTGGAAAGGTTTGGGATTGGGCTTCAGTTTGTGGCATGGATGAAATTGTTGTatcatcggggggcgggggggggggggggggggggggggggggcggggcggaagaggtcgatttttaaaaaataaatttagagtacccaattatttatttattttccaatttaggggcaatttatttcttttttttcctcttcttttttaaaaataaattttagagtacccaattcattttttcatccacctaccctgcacatctttgggttgtgggggcgaaacccacgcagacacagggaggatgtgcaaactccacacggacagtgacccggggccgggtttcgaaccagagtcctcggcgctgtgaggcagcagtgctaaccgccgtgccacgTGCCTCCCGTCttgtgttgttgtttttttaaaatattttgtgtTGTAATGTTTTGTAAATgttaaaaacttgaataaaaatacttttaaaacacTGTATAAAACCCACCCGTGAttgatgaaggcagctcaccatctccTCAGGGCAGGGAGGGATGGGCATGGCAGCCGTACTCGTGATGCCCATCTCCCAAGAATGAACTAATAAAAATACTTTGCAAAGTTCCACATTTGCCTGTGGCTGCGTGGATCGGGAAAAGTCCCAATTTGCTCTCCTGTCTGTATTCAGTTAGCGGATCCAGGGGCAACAAATGGGCCCTTTGCCccagtgagggaggggctgagtacAGGAACAAAGTATCCCACTGCAGTCGTCCCGTGTCCACGTCTGcccagtgtgtgcgtgtggagcAGACGTCCGGCCAAGGTCAGAGATCATGAGCTGGACGATGAAGTGTGAAGATGCAGATGAGGAGCTGCAGGGGATTGCAGGAAGGaccctgcagcctctggctgggagtgagggcgagggagggggcgggggagagggagggggcgaggtcgagggagagggagggggcgaggtcgagggagagggagggggcgagggcgagggcgagggagggggcgagggcgagggagggggcaagggcgagggagggggcaagggcgagggagggggcaagggcgagggagggggcaagggcgagggagggggcaagggcgagggagggggcaagggcgagggagggggcaagggcgagggagggggcaagggcgagggagggggcaagggcgagggagggggcaagggcgagggagggggcaagggcgagggagggggcaagggcgagggagggggcaagggcgagggagggggcaagggcgagggagggggcaagggcgagggagggggcgaggtcGAGGGAGGGGGCGAGGTCGAGGGCGAGGTCGAGGGAGGGGGCGAGgtcgagggagggggcgagggagggggcgagggcgagggagggggcgagggcgagggagggggagggggcgagggagggggcaagggcgagggagggggcaagggcgagggagggggcaagggcgagggagggggcaagggcgagggagggggcaagggcgagggagggggcaagggcgagggagggggcaagggcgagggagggggcaagggcgagggcaagggagggggcaagggcgagggagggggcaagggcgagggagggggcaagggcgagggagggggcaagggcgagggagggggcaagggcgagggcaagggcgagggagggggcaagggcgagggagggggcaaggacgagggagggggcaagggcgagggagggggcaagggcgagggagggggcaagggcgagggagggggcaagggcgagggagggggcaagggcgagggagggggcaagggcgagggagggggcaagggcgagggagggggcaagggcgagggagggggcaagggcgagggagggggcaagggcgagggagggggcaagggcgagggagggggcaagggcgagggagggggcaagggcgagggaggggggcgaggacaAGGGCGCGAGCGGGCGAGAGCGCGGACGAGGGAGACCGAGGGCGAGCGCGCGGGagggcgagagcgcgggcgagggcgagagcgagggagtgagtgatatCAGGAAACAAAGAGCAGAGTTCAGACACGAGATCTACTTTCTCACTCACCAGGCTGCCCGGCAAGTTGCAGCCAAGCGCCAGATCGGTGAAGGAGATTTCAAAGGGCTGGTTCAACTCTCTGTCGGCCACTTCATCTGCAACCATTTCATTCACGACACCTTCATCTGGGAAATAGTGCAGCCGAGAATCTCCAATACTGTCctcgctctctcggtctgtgtccgtATATTCACTTTCTTCCTCAGAATCCTGCTCAGGGACTCCGGACAACGGTCCCACTGTGGTGCGGGTTCCCCGTGGTGGCAGCGTAGCTAGGAATGCCGGCAGCACAAAGGTGGAGAGGAATCGGGATTTGAGGAGTTGATAGGCAGGATTACTCTGCAGCCGACCAGACACCATTGTCCTGGCTGCCTCCAGTCTCTTTTTGGGGTCAGTCTCCTCAGGGGCCCCAAACTCTGACAGGTTCTGTTCCAAGACTTTCTTGTGCAGCAGCAGCTTCGAGAAGGCTCGTAGCGTGGAGGAAGAGGGCGGCAGGTAGGGCAGTGCAATGGTCGTGCCtggcacccgcacaccaccctggcCTTGGAGCCAGTCTTTCATTAACGCATCTGGCTCGTTAGACAAAAGCTTAAAGTCAACAGGGAGTTTGTGCGGCTGAGAGCTGGTCAGAGGGGGGTCAGCACCACCGTGCTGTGCCAGGCTGCTGGGGTTTACACTTGAACTGTCGATACCTGGAACCCATCGAGACAGCGATGCTCCCCCTCCCTGGTTAAGGTGCACGGTTGAATTGACAGAGGTGGCTGCTGGCAGCTGGTCATGTCCAGGAATTGGGGGGCCTGCGGTCAGTGTTACAacggggagtggggctgggggtaCAGGTGCCGGCGTGAGGCGAATTGCCGGTGAAGGGGAGGTCAGGGGCTGCATTGCTTCTGATTTGGTTCCAGAGGGGGACTGCGTCGGAACAAAGACACAGCCATCAGCCTGGCTGTTGGCAGCCAGGCCGTGAGCTGGTGCCAGAACCGTGGTGCCCGCTGGCTGTGTGCTGCATGATGGCACCATGGAACGAGCCAGGGTGTTATCCTGCTCTGTGGAGCAGGGCGTGGCCTGGCTGGCTGCGGCAGGGTCCTGGGTTATtggggggggtagagctgtgatcgAGCCCGGGGGGACGTAGAGCAAACCCTTGGGGGTGAGCACTGCCATGACGGGCACAGTGGAGTTGGGGAGCATCAGCGGTACCACCACCCTGTTGGGCTGCAGAATATTGGACGGCATTGGGGCAATGGGTTGCAGCCGACGGCAGTTACTGGCAGTGTCACGCTGAACGGGAGGAGCGACGGGCACCGATCTGCCACGAGCAACTGGCCGGGCTGAAGAGTGGCTCACCGGCTTCACTCTCCGCCTCGGCAACTTGATTCCAACAGGCGAAGGCGGGCGCGTCTGCTTACAGGCCGGCAACCCTTGACCACTGGGGCAGGGCAGACTGCTGGGTGGGGTTGTCAGCTTTGCCAGTGCTGCCAGCGATTGGGACTCCGGGGTGGTGACCgaggccttggcatttctcttctcGGCGAGTAATTGGAGGACGGACTTTGGCTTCGCCTTCGGGGGTGCAGTGCCCAGCTTGAACCGAGTGACTTCCATGGTGTGTCCGTTGCCCACGTCGACGGTGTCGTCTTTAACCTGTTGCAGGCAGCAGGCGTCTTGCCTCAGCTGGGCAGCACACTGCTCCTTTTCTAACCAGAGGAAAAAGAGA contains these protein-coding regions:
- the snapc4 gene encoding snRNA-activating protein complex subunit 4 isoform X3, yielding MTQRQLLGNRFDDHDWIKISNIDFDGSRRAEDIKNLWQNSEHPSINQAEWSKEEVEKLFQIAGLKGCVDWEWIASELQTNRTAFMCLQKYQELNKELTKKEWTEEEDHMLIELVQKMRVGSFIPYTKIAYFMEGRNSTQLLYRWSKTLDPMVKRGKWTPAEDEMLLKAVEKYGIRDWFKIQEEVPGRVDAQCRGRFRNTLNQNVRRGKWSEKEVSDFKMLVEKHGVGKWAKISAELTGRTEMQCLHKWKVISGVKAKQWHQEKHRRKKRWKRIRRKKRKSSSESSEFSSEDVKLVESEEEEEGQEEEESPVKARQVEPKKRRVRCWNPVQSIVLDVDRWVPVVESKPVPARESDSRQGCDSVTVKMEGQNRPGRPKSSKIWRNLSCGDRALPKAREPEKKLIEVERALQDDGVPNPTVPDTTTHSAVSVPRKPPRARKEPKKAIRQIHTANLEKKLLVEMCRWTETKIVNQRGVDRVRERLEVTGLKSTSVFALLIQVYRIDKEGCMQIIKEKMDRNAQSLAEKEQCAAQLRQDACCLQQVKDDTVDVGNGHTMEVTRFKLGTAPPKAKPKSVLQLLAEKRNAKASVTTPESQSLAALAKLTTPPSSLPCPSGQGLPACKQTRPPSPVGIKLPRRRVKPVSHSSARPVARGRSVPVAPPVQRDTASNCRRLQPIAPMPSNILQPNRVVVPLMLPNSTVPVMAVLTPKGLLYVPPGSITALPPPITQDPAAASQATPCSTEQDNTLARSMVPSCSTQPAGTTVLAPAHGLAANSQADGCVFVPTQSPSGTKSEAMQPLTSPSPAIRLTPAPVPPAPLPVVTLTAGPPIPGHDQLPAATSVNSTVHLNQGGGASLSRWVPGIDSSSVNPSSLAQHGGADPPLTSSQPHKLPVDFKLLSNEPDALMKDWLQGQGGVRVPGTTIALPYLPPSSSTLRAFSKLLLHKKVLEQNLSEFGAPEETDPKKRLEAARTMVSGRLQSNPAYQLLKSRFLSTFVLPAFLATLPPRGTRTTVGPLSGVPEQDSEEESEYTDTDRESEDSIGDSRLHYFPDEGVVNEMVADEVADRELNQPFEISFTDLALGCNLPGSLETENQLSAPERPSAPKDETRVVTRWNLRPRKRR